A segment of the Chloroflexota bacterium genome:
CGTTGCGCTCAAAGTTGGCCAGCATGCCGTGGCGGAACGGGGCCACGCCGGTGAGTAGCGATGTGCGCGCCGGTGTGCAGATGGCCGTGCAGGTGAAGGCGTGGGTGAAGCGGGCGCCCTCCGCCGCCAGCGCGTCCAGATGGGGCGTCTCGCAGATCTCGGCCCCGTAGCATCCGATCGTGTCCAGCCGGTGCTGGTCGGTGGTGATCAGCAAGATGTTCATTCGATCGCCCATAAGCTCCCTCGCCGATGAGAACGTTCGTGGATTTCGATCCGTTCGCCTGCCCACCATACACGTCCGGCTGGGTGATGTCAAGGCGGCGGCGCCGGAGGGCGAATCCCGTGGGGGCGGACGCCCGGTTGTAGGGCGATACGGGGGAAAGCTTTGAGGGGCTTTTCCCCAGACGGGGAATTTATCTGCAGGGGCGATTCATGAATCGCCCCTGCCCCGGTAACACCCATGAGGGAGACCCCAGGGTTCAGAGGCCCCTCCGCACCACTCCTGGGAGTTTGCGATGGGCATCGTGGGTTGTTTCGCGGCATTTCCACCATTGGATACGCCACCTTGCTGGCTATTCCAACATGGGCGTGGTAGAATAAATCGCAAGGTATGAGGATCGATCTGAGAGAAAGGACGGGGACCATGTCTGAGATGTGGAATCGGCGTGAGTTCGTGAAGCGATTGCTGGCGTTGTCCGCGATCGGGGCTGTGTTGAGCGCCAATGGATGCCGTTCAGAGCAGCCGGCTGCCCCGGAGGCGGAGACCTTGCCGTCCACTCCACCCCCGACCGCCCCGGCGGGTGCGGTGGACCTGGCCGTGGCGCATGGCCCGGATGCCGATCCGGCCGAGCTCACCCGGCGCGCCATCGCCGCACTGGGCGGGATCGAGCGGTTCGTGAAGAAGGGAGATGACGTCATCGTCAAGCCGAACATCTGCACCGCGGCGCATACCTACGAGTACGCGGCCACCACCAATCCCCAGGTCGTGGGAGCGATCGTGGCGTTGTGCGTGGCCGCGGGCGCCAAGCGGGTTCGGGTCATGGATGCCCCCTTCTCCGGGACGCCGCAGCAGGCCTACGAGCGATCCGGGATCGCGCAGGCGGTAGGCGAGGCCGGGGGCGTCATGGAGGTGATGAGCCCGGTCAAGTACAAGGATACCCCGATTCCCCAGGGCAAGGATATCAAGAGCTGGCCCATTTATCAGGAGATCTTTCAGGCGGACGTGGTCATCGATGTGCCCATCGCCAAGCATCACAGCCTGGCCGGGCTGACGCTGGCCATCAAGAACCTGATGGGTGTGATCATCCCCAACGGCCGTGGGCGCTTCCATCGCAATCTGCATCAGCGCTTGGCCGACCTGGCGACCGTCGTGCGGCCCACGCTGACCATCGTGGACGCGGTGCGGATCCTGACGGCTCATGGGCCGACCGGTGGCAACCTGGATGATGTGAAGAAGATGGACACGGTGATCGCCAGCAGTGATATCGTGGCGGCCGATGCCTACGCGACCACCCTGTTCGGCAAGAAGCCCTCGGACATCGGCTACATCGTGAGGGCAGCCGAGATGGGCCTGGGCCGGATGGACCTGGACGCCCTGAAGATCGAGAAGATCGCCCTTTGAGCGGATTTTCCTTTGGGCAGGCCTGATGGCGTTCCGCTGGGACGAGGCATCACTCGCCCAGCGGGGCCGACATTTCGCGAGGAGAGGGGATCATGGCGACTTATTGGACTTTCCACACGGCTGGGGAGACCTTCTTCGGTCCGGGAGCCGTTCAGGAGCTGAAGGCACAAGCCCGTCGGCGCGGGCTCAAGCGCGTCCTGGTGATCACCGACGCGCCGTTGGTCCAGGCGGGGCCGGTGGACCGGGTCACCGATGTCTTGAAGGCCGCGGGTGTGGCCTTCGAGATGTTCGACGAGGGTGAGCCAGAGCCGCCCATGCACGTCATTCTCGCCTGCGCGGAGCGAATTCGGGCTGGTGATTACGACGCGTTGGTGGCCGTGGGCGGTGGCAGCAACACGGACCTGGCGAAGGCGGCCGCGGTCGTTGCCCGATACGGCGGCCATCCCCGGGACTACATGGGCGAGGACCTGGTGCCCGGCCCTATCATGCCGCTGATCGCCGTCTCCACTACGGCGGGGACGGGATCGGAGGTCTCCTCGGCGGCCGTGCTCAAAGATCCGGATACGGGGGTCAAGGGGGCCATCCTCAGCAATCTGATACGCCCGGCTGTCGCCCTGTGCGATCCCGAGCTTACCCTGACCTGTCCGCCCCGGCTCACCGCCGCGGCGGGCATGGACGCGCTCACCCATGCGATCGAGGCCTATATCAACATCGATTTCCACGCCAAACCCGCGCCGCCGGAGGGGCCCGCCCTGTTCCAGGGCAAGGGCCCGCTGACCGACGTCCTGGCCCTGCGCGCCATCGAACTCATCGGCCGGAACCTGGAGCGCGCTGTGCATCACGGGGACGATCTGGAGGCGCGCACCGCCGTCCATCTGGGCAGCCTGATGGCCGGGATGGCCTTCTCCAACGCGGGCGTAGGGGTGGTGCACGCCATGGAGTATCCCGTGGCCGAGCTGGCGCATCGCCCTCATGGGGAGGGGAACGCGTTGCTCCTGCCGTACGTGATGGAATTCAACCTGCCAGCACGCCCCAAAGCGTTCGCGGAGATCGCCCGGGCCATGGGCGAGGACGTGGAGGGCCTGCCGGAGGATCAGGCGGCGGCTCGGGCGGTGGAGGCCGTGCGTCGCCTGGAGCGGGCTGTGGGTGTGCCCATGCGCCTTTCGGAGATCGGCATCACGGCCGAGCAGGTGGACTACATCGCCGAGAGGACCTTCAGCCTGAAGCGACTGATGCTCATCAACCCTCGGCCGGTGACGCTGGATGATCTGAAAGAGATCGTGCGTCGGGCGTTGTAAGGGGGGCTTTGCCGATTCGGAATCCTCTGCCTGGGTGCTCACAGCCCAGGCAGAGTTCTTTCATCCGCCGTCGCCGGAGATAATCCTTCAAGCGTTTGACCATGGGAGGAAGATCTTTGCGAGCACAGACCTGGCGCCGGGTGCGTCCCTGGATACAGGCCGTCTTGTTCCTGCTTTTCCTCTATCTGTTCCTAACAGCGGGCCGTGATTCCTGGCTGCCGGCCGACCTCTTCTTCCGCCTGGACCCGCTGGCCGGCCTGGCCGGCATGCTGGCCAGCCGACGTCTCATTCCTTCCCTGCTCCTGGGCACCCTCCTCGCACTGGTCCTGGCGCTGGCTCTGGGGCGGGTATGGTGTGGCTGGATCTGTCCCCTGGGCACTGTATTGGATTGGACGCCCGGTCCTCGCCCGCGGCTGGACCAGCCGGATCCCTCGCCGCGCTGGCGGCAGACCAAGTACTTCCTGCTGACTTTGATCCTCGTCGCGGCCCTGGCGGGGAACC
Coding sequences within it:
- a CDS encoding DUF362 domain-containing protein, which codes for MSEMWNRREFVKRLLALSAIGAVLSANGCRSEQPAAPEAETLPSTPPPTAPAGAVDLAVAHGPDADPAELTRRAIAALGGIERFVKKGDDVIVKPNICTAAHTYEYAATTNPQVVGAIVALCVAAGAKRVRVMDAPFSGTPQQAYERSGIAQAVGEAGGVMEVMSPVKYKDTPIPQGKDIKSWPIYQEIFQADVVIDVPIAKHHSLAGLTLAIKNLMGVIIPNGRGRFHRNLHQRLADLATVVRPTLTIVDAVRILTAHGPTGGNLDDVKKMDTVIASSDIVAADAYATTLFGKKPSDIGYIVRAAEMGLGRMDLDALKIEKIAL
- a CDS encoding iron-containing alcohol dehydrogenase, with the translated sequence MATYWTFHTAGETFFGPGAVQELKAQARRRGLKRVLVITDAPLVQAGPVDRVTDVLKAAGVAFEMFDEGEPEPPMHVILACAERIRAGDYDALVAVGGGSNTDLAKAAAVVARYGGHPRDYMGEDLVPGPIMPLIAVSTTAGTGSEVSSAAVLKDPDTGVKGAILSNLIRPAVALCDPELTLTCPPRLTAAAGMDALTHAIEAYINIDFHAKPAPPEGPALFQGKGPLTDVLALRAIELIGRNLERAVHHGDDLEARTAVHLGSLMAGMAFSNAGVGVVHAMEYPVAELAHRPHGEGNALLLPYVMEFNLPARPKAFAEIARAMGEDVEGLPEDQAAARAVEAVRRLERAVGVPMRLSEIGITAEQVDYIAERTFSLKRLMLINPRPVTLDDLKEIVRRAL